The following coding sequences are from one SAR116 cluster alpha proteobacterium HIMB100 window:
- a CDS encoding asparagine synthase (glutamine-hydrolyzing) (PFAM: Asparagine synthase~TIGRFAM: asparagine synthase (glutamine-hydrolyzing)) — protein sequence MCGIAGIIQLNDDRSHLSKIEEMMARAAHRGPDGQGVFISGKVAFGHRRLSIIDLTDSGAQPMSDELNQYHITYNGEIYNYLEIKQQLVKYGYSFRGDSDTEVLLTAYRHWGEACVSKFNGMWSFAILDCVRNIVFSSRDRIGEKPFYFHRSPEQFLFASEIRQILPEMLRITGNRAMLDRFLFGVSGEDFSDTFFKGVHKLPAGHNMVFDLFTDQMRVYPFYNLEETKVSVPQTFEAQAEAFQELFSDSVRLRLRSDVTVGTCLSGGLDSSSIACMASSYLSETVAQPFKAITAVSTDRSRDESGFAKVVAEANGLELHLIKPEYDQFRSKIRNVVKAQEEPFGTASIFMQYEVMSSAKANSIKVLLDGQGADELLLGYERYFAPYMQQLIRRRKFKQLWQQAKNINANNAFVSFAGLAKYYGYFNSSSIRKWRLRQKFHFLPFSDVISQQVESYALNSRDLSDLQRSEITHSNLPPLLRFEDKNAMWHSVETRLPYLDHRLIEFCLSLPVESKIAHGWTKYILRHSMEKKMPEEIVWRTNKFGFEAPQSSWVQAHTPEMLKVISSSLLVQTLLASETHVKQAVLIPELLWKLYIISLWEDEFKVTDIA from the coding sequence ATGTGTGGAATTGCCGGTATCATTCAACTGAATGACGACAGATCACATCTTTCTAAAATTGAAGAGATGATGGCACGAGCCGCCCACCGTGGCCCCGACGGTCAGGGCGTATTCATATCAGGAAAAGTCGCGTTTGGGCATCGGCGTCTGTCGATTATTGATCTGACTGATAGTGGTGCCCAGCCTATGTCAGATGAGCTTAATCAATATCATATCACCTATAATGGTGAGATTTATAATTATCTTGAGATCAAGCAGCAACTGGTTAAGTACGGCTACTCTTTTCGCGGAGACTCAGATACTGAGGTCTTGCTGACGGCATATCGGCATTGGGGTGAGGCGTGTGTCTCAAAATTTAACGGGATGTGGTCATTTGCCATACTCGATTGTGTCCGCAATATTGTTTTTAGTTCACGTGACAGAATTGGTGAAAAGCCCTTTTATTTTCATCGCTCGCCTGAGCAATTCCTATTTGCGTCTGAAATTAGACAAATTCTTCCTGAGATGCTTCGTATCACAGGAAACAGAGCTATGCTGGATAGGTTTTTGTTTGGTGTCTCTGGAGAGGATTTCAGCGATACTTTTTTCAAAGGTGTTCATAAGCTTCCCGCTGGGCATAACATGGTATTTGATTTGTTTACTGATCAAATGCGCGTCTATCCTTTTTACAATCTTGAGGAAACGAAGGTATCTGTTCCGCAGACATTTGAAGCACAGGCAGAGGCATTTCAGGAGTTGTTTTCAGATTCTGTCCGCTTGCGTTTGCGTTCTGATGTAACTGTGGGCACCTGTTTGAGCGGGGGGCTTGATAGCTCATCAATAGCTTGTATGGCCTCATCTTATCTGTCAGAAACTGTTGCGCAGCCTTTCAAGGCAATAACGGCAGTTTCGACCGATCGTTCAAGAGATGAATCTGGTTTTGCAAAAGTTGTGGCAGAGGCAAACGGCCTTGAATTGCATCTTATCAAGCCTGAATATGATCAGTTCCGGTCAAAAATTCGCAATGTCGTCAAAGCTCAGGAAGAGCCTTTTGGAACAGCGTCAATTTTCATGCAATATGAGGTAATGAGCTCGGCAAAAGCAAACAGCATTAAGGTTTTGCTTGATGGGCAGGGGGCTGACGAGTTGCTTTTGGGCTACGAGCGTTATTTTGCGCCCTACATGCAGCAGCTTATTCGCCGTCGAAAATTTAAACAGCTTTGGCAGCAGGCAAAAAATATAAATGCAAATAATGCCTTTGTTTCATTTGCGGGTTTAGCCAAATATTATGGTTATTTTAACAGCAGTTCTATTCGCAAATGGAGACTGCGGCAAAAGTTTCATTTTTTACCATTCTCAGATGTCATCTCGCAACAAGTTGAAAGTTATGCGCTGAACAGTCGTGACCTTTCTGATTTGCAGAGGTCAGAGATCACTCATTCAAATCTGCCACCTCTCCTCAGATTTGAAGATAAAAATGCAATGTGGCATTCTGTTGAAACACGTCTGCCCTATCTTGACCATCGTTTGATTGAGTTCTGCTTAAGCTTGCCGGTAGAGTCTAAAATTGCCCATGGTTGGACAAAATATATTTTACGACACTCAATGGAAAAAAAGATGCCAGAGGAGATTGTCTGGCGAACCAATAAATTCGGTTTTGAAGCTCCACAATCTAGCTGGGTGCAAGCCCACACGCCTGAAATGCTTAAAGTTATAAGCTCATCTTTATTAGTGCAGACCCTGCTTGCTTCAGAAACCCATGTGAAACAGGCTGTGTTGATTCCTGAATTGCTGTGGAAGCTTTATATTATCAGCCTCTGGGAAGATGAGTTTAAGGTGACAGACATCGCATGA
- a CDS encoding LPS:glycosyltransferase (PFAM: Glycosyl transferase family 8) produces MRVFIGYDKREDIAYQVCKYSIKSRNQNVDIRPLIQQELRDSGWYSRPIDKLASTEFTFTRFLVPELCDFKGWAVFMDCDMLLFSDISELFSLADDNYALMCVKHDYNPKATLKMDGQKQTIYPRKNWSSVMLFNCAHPSNRVLTRELVNKEDISGAYLHRFSWLKDEEIGELPCTWNWLVGHYQEPEDGKPDLVHYTEGGPWFENYRFCGYHEEWKAALSAMMQDTQP; encoded by the coding sequence ATGAGAGTTTTCATTGGGTATGATAAGCGAGAGGACATCGCCTATCAGGTATGCAAATACAGCATAAAATCGCGTAACCAGAACGTTGATATCCGTCCGCTTATTCAGCAGGAGTTGCGTGACTCTGGCTGGTACTCGCGCCCGATTGATAAGTTAGCTTCAACCGAATTCACATTTACGCGCTTTTTGGTTCCGGAACTTTGTGACTTTAAGGGTTGGGCTGTGTTTATGGATTGCGATATGCTGTTATTTTCAGATATATCGGAGCTGTTTTCACTGGCAGACGACAACTATGCGCTGATGTGTGTGAAGCATGATTATAACCCTAAAGCCACTCTCAAAATGGACGGACAGAAACAGACGATTTATCCACGCAAGAATTGGTCGAGCGTTATGCTGTTTAATTGTGCGCATCCATCAAACCGCGTTCTGACAAGAGAGTTAGTGAATAAAGAAGACATCAGCGGTGCGTATTTACATCGGTTTAGTTGGTTGAAAGATGAAGAAATCGGTGAATTGCCCTGCACGTGGAACTGGCTTGTTGGTCATTACCAAGAGCCTGAAGACGGTAAACCTGATCTGGTTCATTATACTGAAGGCGGTCCGTGGTTTGAGAATTATCGCTTCTGTGGTTATCATGAAGAGTGGAAAGCCGCATTAAGTGCCATGATGCAAGATACCCAGCCCTAG
- a CDS encoding glycosyltransferase (PFAM: Glycosyl transferases group 1), whose translation MTKSLAQQTDRLKIDVCHLTSAHDRHDTRIFQKMCLSLQSNGYQVALVVADGQPNDRTSGIIILGLPKFTSRLLRMVFAPLMVFFAAKRTRARFFHFHDPELLWVGLLLKATTRAKVIYDAHEDLPATIFAKTYIPERLRKFVSHLSGLIEKSVSARLDAIVTATPYIRTQFLRKQIEAVDICNYPINQQMPSPAGLLKTVPARISYIGNVGVNRGILELVSALPLCRTNVRLDICGRFSEPKTEETARSHSGWRQVDFHGWVDSRTITDILLRSSAGLVTLKPTPNYLYSLPVKLFEYMRAGLPVIASDFEEWRKIVDVHECGVLVNPDQPKEIAKAIDWIVENKERAYKMGVNGKEAVDSQFNWSREEKKLIRLYEKLGKHVRVETSALYSE comes from the coding sequence ATGACAAAATCATTAGCCCAACAAACAGACAGGTTAAAAATAGACGTCTGTCATCTTACATCAGCCCATGACCGGCACGATACCAGAATATTTCAAAAAATGTGTCTGTCTCTTCAGTCCAATGGCTATCAGGTCGCACTGGTTGTGGCAGATGGACAACCAAATGATCGCACATCAGGCATAATTATTCTTGGCCTGCCAAAATTTACCTCTCGCCTTTTACGTATGGTTTTTGCACCGCTTATGGTTTTTTTTGCTGCAAAGAGAACCAGAGCCCGTTTTTTTCATTTCCATGACCCAGAGCTCTTATGGGTCGGTCTGTTGCTTAAAGCGACAACACGGGCCAAGGTTATTTATGATGCGCACGAAGACTTACCCGCAACAATTTTTGCAAAGACATATATTCCTGAGCGTCTGCGCAAATTCGTTTCACATTTATCTGGTTTGATTGAGAAGTCGGTCTCAGCTCGGTTAGATGCTATCGTCACAGCAACACCGTACATTCGCACACAGTTTTTACGAAAACAGATCGAGGCAGTGGATATATGTAATTATCCGATCAATCAGCAAATGCCTAGTCCTGCAGGTTTGCTTAAAACTGTGCCAGCACGAATAAGCTATATAGGCAATGTTGGGGTAAACAGAGGAATACTTGAACTCGTGTCTGCACTGCCTTTATGTCGGACTAATGTGCGGCTTGATATTTGTGGCAGATTTTCTGAACCAAAAACCGAAGAGACAGCTCGAAGCCATTCTGGCTGGCGGCAGGTTGATTTTCACGGTTGGGTAGATTCACGGACGATAACCGACATATTACTGAGATCTTCAGCTGGCCTAGTCACCCTGAAACCAACGCCAAACTATCTTTATTCTTTGCCGGTCAAACTGTTTGAATATATGAGGGCTGGACTTCCTGTAATTGCATCTGATTTTGAAGAATGGCGAAAAATTGTTGATGTCCATGAATGTGGTGTACTGGTAAATCCAGACCAGCCGAAGGAAATTGCAAAGGCTATAGACTGGATTGTGGAAAACAAAGAACGAGCCTATAAGATGGGTGTGAATGGGAAAGAGGCTGTGGACAGTCAATTCAATTGGTCACGTGAAGAAAAGAAATTAATTCGCCTTTATGAAAAGTTAGGTAAACATGTTCGGGTGGAAACGTCTGCGCTATATTCAGAATAA
- a CDS encoding asparagine synthase, glutamine-hydrolyzing (PFAM: Asparagine synthase~TIGRFAM: asparagine synthase (glutamine-hydrolyzing)): MCGIAGFVDCRSQLSREKWSDVLTEMGAAIHYRGPDAQGIWHSLDASVGFAHRRLKIVDLSDNANQPMTSPSGRYLICYNGEIYNHVDLRVTLDGLSSTRQYKWQTSSDTETLLATIDEWGLTSALHRCDGMFAFALWDKLEKKLFLVRDRQGEKPLYYGLHNGILFFGSDLNAFSPHPFFSPQIDARARHQLLSQGFIETPLSIYEGIQRQPAGTIVQFDEQKAELSKPEAYWCSSDLIEEHPSFNAWSSEYEVIDHIQGVLSGSINKMMTADVPVGIFLSSGLDSSVIAALAQNNHASSISTFSIGFEQEEFDESDAAASLAHHLGTTHHQIILSERQILDAAQTISSAFAEPFADASQIPTLLLAQFSSQHVTVALSGDGGDELFGGYNRHVFAHRYLNKLLICPSAFRQLMAGLLNTLSDHRLSQMSRMVSRLTGKVIGQYQFIEHCRRLSDVMMASDAVDAYDHIIRKVGSYASKQPFSVQNRAFEGQHLDIASLFMLLDFVRYLPDDVLCKSDRASMYYSLEVRAPFLSKDVVEAGFALPIEHKIYKGKGKAVLRALQRQLYPPHLLTQKKKGFTPPLHLWLNSSLTPWVNEMLSDSQLAYTSALDPEEVKMTRASAARNDQRAYHMLWHMTCYQAWAMKQKQRA, encoded by the coding sequence ATGTGCGGGATTGCTGGATTTGTTGATTGTCGCTCTCAGCTTAGTCGAGAGAAATGGTCAGATGTTTTAACTGAAATGGGCGCAGCTATTCATTATCGTGGACCTGATGCTCAGGGCATATGGCATTCTCTAGACGCATCCGTAGGCTTTGCACATCGTCGGCTGAAGATTGTTGATTTGTCGGATAATGCGAACCAGCCAATGACATCGCCTTCTGGGCGCTATTTGATTTGCTATAATGGCGAAATATATAATCATGTTGATTTAAGGGTAACCCTAGATGGCCTTTCCTCAACACGGCAATACAAATGGCAGACAAGTTCTGATACCGAAACGCTTTTGGCAACGATAGATGAATGGGGGCTAACCTCAGCGCTTCACAGATGTGATGGGATGTTTGCTTTTGCCTTATGGGATAAGCTGGAAAAGAAGCTGTTCTTGGTTCGTGACAGGCAAGGCGAAAAGCCGCTGTATTACGGGCTGCATAATGGAATTTTGTTCTTCGGTTCTGACTTGAATGCGTTTTCCCCGCATCCGTTCTTTTCGCCTCAGATCGATGCAAGGGCACGTCATCAACTACTCAGCCAAGGGTTTATTGAAACTCCTCTGTCTATTTACGAAGGTATTCAAAGGCAGCCAGCGGGAACAATTGTTCAGTTTGACGAACAAAAAGCTGAGTTGTCAAAGCCTGAAGCTTATTGGTGTTCGTCTGACCTAATTGAAGAACACCCATCTTTTAACGCCTGGTCATCAGAATATGAAGTGATTGATCACATACAAGGCGTTCTCTCTGGTTCAATCAATAAAATGATGACAGCAGACGTTCCAGTCGGCATCTTTTTATCCTCAGGTCTCGATTCATCTGTGATTGCTGCTTTAGCACAGAATAATCATGCGTCCTCAATTTCAACATTTTCCATTGGGTTTGAGCAGGAAGAGTTTGACGAAAGTGATGCGGCTGCCAGCCTTGCTCATCATCTGGGCACAACGCACCACCAGATAATATTGTCAGAACGACAGATTCTTGATGCTGCGCAGACAATATCTTCAGCTTTCGCGGAGCCCTTTGCAGACGCATCACAAATACCAACACTGCTGCTCGCCCAGTTTTCATCGCAACATGTAACAGTTGCGTTAAGCGGCGATGGGGGTGATGAGTTGTTTGGAGGTTATAATAGGCATGTCTTTGCGCATCGGTATTTGAATAAACTGCTTATTTGCCCGTCAGCCTTCCGTCAGCTGATGGCAGGTCTATTAAATACTCTGTCTGACCATCGGCTCAGCCAGATGTCGAGGATGGTTTCTCGTTTAACCGGAAAGGTCATAGGGCAGTATCAATTTATTGAACATTGCAGACGGCTGAGTGATGTTATGATGGCTTCAGACGCTGTTGATGCCTATGACCATATCATTCGGAAAGTAGGGTCATATGCCAGCAAACAGCCCTTCTCTGTTCAGAATCGAGCTTTCGAAGGACAGCATCTGGATATAGCCAGTTTGTTTATGCTTTTGGATTTTGTGCGCTATTTGCCTGATGATGTGCTTTGTAAGTCTGACCGTGCTTCAATGTACTACTCGCTTGAGGTCAGAGCACCTTTTCTGTCAAAAGATGTAGTTGAGGCAGGTTTCGCCTTGCCCATAGAACATAAAATTTATAAAGGGAAAGGAAAAGCAGTTCTGAGAGCACTACAACGTCAGCTGTATCCACCTCATTTATTAACACAGAAGAAAAAAGGGTTTACCCCGCCCCTTCATCTTTGGCTTAATTCGTCGCTTACACCATGGGTAAATGAGATGCTGTCTGACAGCCAATTAGCCTATACATCCGCATTAGACCCAGAAGAGGTCAAAATGACACGTGCCTCGGCTGCCAGAAACGACCAGAGAGCATATCATATGTTATGGCACATGACGTGTTATCAAGCATGGGCAATGAAGCAGAAGCAACGCGCATGA
- a CDS encoding ADP-heptose:LPS heptosyltransferase (PFAM: Glycosyltransferase family 9 (heptosyltransferase)) yields MISYLFTLVSRVLKGLWGGVSNERQADKVYIFLLPGLGIGDQLMLAPLAKHLKRNSSVDHILLVTAGQGFIESLLDDPEIREISYKDFVVSMFKTRTTVKGVFPSFSLLNYVVSIFCHDVSGYCYGWQTTIGQFTFPSKPLDPVYGHYQDRLTAFGIKEVTEPVSSRTTLKKAVSPTRRPFILIAPYGLKEERFWPSWQWISLLNSLYEILEIKPEFVLLGSSAPAELQFLRQIENNVTAVRNMAGRFSFPELAMLAEKSSYFLGLDNGLSHLSYNFGHAGCIFYTNVLPASRKPSFLKDEAFISFYGGQSCDLAPCQNTTMQSRCMQVADKRFICCTVLSEPQINKLATHMNKFIKN; encoded by the coding sequence ATGATCAGCTATCTCTTTACATTAGTCTCTCGTGTGCTCAAAGGCTTATGGGGAGGAGTGTCAAATGAAAGACAAGCTGACAAGGTATATATTTTCCTATTGCCGGGATTGGGTATCGGCGATCAACTTATGCTCGCACCTTTGGCAAAACACCTGAAAAGAAATTCTAGCGTAGATCACATTTTGCTTGTGACTGCTGGCCAGGGGTTCATTGAATCGCTGCTGGATGACCCTGAAATTAGAGAGATCTCTTACAAAGATTTTGTTGTTTCGATGTTTAAAACCCGAACAACAGTTAAAGGGGTTTTCCCCAGCTTCTCCTTATTGAACTATGTGGTATCCATTTTTTGCCATGATGTGTCGGGGTATTGCTACGGTTGGCAGACTACCATTGGGCAATTTACCTTTCCCAGCAAACCATTGGATCCTGTCTATGGGCATTATCAAGATAGGCTTACGGCATTTGGGATAAAAGAAGTGACGGAGCCAGTCTCTAGCAGAACAACCTTAAAAAAGGCAGTCTCGCCAACTCGCCGTCCTTTCATTCTGATTGCACCATATGGCCTTAAGGAAGAGAGGTTCTGGCCAAGTTGGCAATGGATTTCTCTGTTGAATTCGCTCTACGAAATATTAGAAATAAAGCCAGAATTCGTATTGCTTGGCTCTTCGGCTCCCGCTGAGCTACAATTCCTTCGTCAAATTGAAAACAACGTAACGGCTGTTCGCAATATGGCAGGTCGCTTTTCTTTTCCAGAATTGGCTATGCTTGCTGAAAAGTCGTCTTATTTCTTGGGTTTAGATAATGGCTTGTCACATTTAAGTTATAATTTTGGGCATGCAGGATGTATTTTCTATACAAACGTCTTGCCTGCATCCAGAAAACCATCTTTTCTCAAAGATGAAGCCTTTATCAGTTTTTATGGTGGTCAATCCTGTGATCTGGCCCCTTGCCAGAACACCACAATGCAGTCGAGATGTATGCAGGTGGCAGACAAAAGATTCATATGTTGTACGGTGCTTAGTGAGCCGCAAATAAATAAACTTGCGACACATATGAATAAGTTTATTAAAAACTGA
- a CDS encoding membrane protein involved in the export of O-antigen and teichoic acid (PFAM: Polysaccharide biosynthesis protein) produces MLSIPQAFLKNLYWQASGTSLAQLVNIVSLPVITRLFTPEAMGLYGLAMQYLSLLTILISFRLEHLILWPKQDRDAQHFVRFVLKFGMLSCVFWTCICVIGTAVLPVGSEFHLWLWLLPFIAYLLVCAQALQQIDQRSGQFKRSGLSELANRCANSGFAIWAGILSFGGLSLLVAVGVGQMAKALFFARHISLVTGSLFADMGNAIAAAKRLKIYKLNGSLISSHLMLSLTALLPLSYIAYEWGEEKVGYVSLVMSTLALPAALFGNAMGQVFYQQSARIFSQNKSFSGLMLSNLKLLLLIGIPCFSFIYVFGPDIYGLVFGAVWSEAGHVASYYSIAAALSFLTTPFDRSGLIVNAWWYGPAWHCLRLLSTIVVIVTSWSFEFSFWGFLLVLTAQMSVMYIIDGVASFIFSNRVRAFR; encoded by the coding sequence ATGCTCTCCATACCTCAAGCATTCCTCAAAAACTTATATTGGCAGGCATCTGGGACGTCTTTGGCCCAGCTTGTCAACATCGTAAGCTTGCCTGTTATCACGCGCCTTTTTACACCAGAAGCAATGGGGTTATATGGGCTTGCCATGCAATATCTCTCTTTGCTTACAATTCTGATTTCTTTCAGACTTGAGCATCTGATTTTATGGCCAAAACAGGATAGGGATGCTCAGCATTTCGTTAGGTTTGTGTTGAAATTCGGTATGTTGTCTTGTGTATTTTGGACTTGTATATGCGTAATCGGTACGGCTGTTTTACCGGTAGGTTCAGAATTTCATCTTTGGCTTTGGCTGCTGCCGTTTATTGCTTATCTGCTTGTTTGCGCACAGGCACTTCAGCAAATTGACCAGCGGTCGGGGCAGTTTAAGCGCTCTGGTTTATCCGAACTTGCAAACCGTTGTGCTAATAGTGGATTTGCTATATGGGCAGGTATTCTCTCATTTGGCGGTCTCTCACTTCTTGTTGCTGTTGGTGTTGGGCAAATGGCAAAGGCGCTCTTTTTTGCTCGGCATATCTCACTTGTGACGGGCTCTTTATTTGCCGATATGGGAAACGCGATCGCGGCTGCAAAAAGGCTAAAAATATACAAATTGAACGGGTCTCTTATCTCTTCTCATTTAATGTTGTCTCTGACCGCTTTGCTGCCTCTGTCTTATATTGCTTATGAATGGGGTGAGGAAAAGGTTGGCTATGTATCATTAGTGATGTCCACGCTTGCCCTGCCTGCCGCTCTTTTCGGTAACGCGATGGGGCAAGTGTTCTATCAACAATCAGCTAGAATCTTTTCCCAAAATAAGAGTTTTTCTGGCTTGATGTTGTCGAACTTAAAGCTGCTATTGTTAATCGGTATTCCCTGCTTTTCATTCATTTATGTCTTCGGGCCTGATATATACGGCCTTGTCTTTGGTGCTGTCTGGTCAGAAGCTGGACATGTTGCTAGCTATTACAGTATTGCGGCCGCTTTATCTTTTTTAACCACGCCATTTGACCGATCTGGCCTCATTGTTAATGCGTGGTGGTATGGCCCAGCTTGGCATTGTCTGCGGTTGCTATCAACGATTGTGGTCATTGTCACATCTTGGTCGTTTGAATTTTCGTTTTGGGGTTTTTTGCTCGTTTTGACGGCGCAAATGTCTGTTATGTACATTATTGACGGCGTGGCTAGCTTTATTTTTTCTAATCGGGTCAGGGCATTTCGTTAA
- a CDS encoding methyltransferase family protein (PFAM: Methyltransferase domain), with translation MKLKKWTIYVMRLMSSYVGDIVMPVGGWRYRIGVRLGGYHLARQYPRYLASHNAKRGIESFARQFVCGTALDLGSGGSPLAGCRPIDNGTDENAYHINEQDKSVDFVFSSHCFEHLNAPCDALKEIGRVLSDTGKVLVYLPHPACELWSQNVNEHHLSFFWPDEWRNLFEKNGFSILEMSYQPDGMMSFYILASRQEN, from the coding sequence ATGAAGTTAAAGAAATGGACGATCTATGTTATGCGTCTGATGTCAAGCTATGTTGGTGACATTGTTATGCCTGTGGGGGGCTGGCGTTATCGGATCGGAGTCCGCTTAGGTGGTTATCATCTTGCGCGCCAATATCCTCGTTATCTTGCTTCTCATAATGCAAAACGCGGTATCGAGAGTTTTGCCAGGCAATTTGTTTGCGGCACCGCCCTAGATTTAGGTTCGGGAGGAAGCCCTCTTGCTGGATGCCGACCAATAGATAACGGAACAGATGAAAATGCGTATCATATCAACGAGCAGGATAAATCAGTTGACTTCGTGTTTTCCTCACATTGCTTTGAACATTTAAATGCGCCTTGCGACGCACTTAAAGAGATTGGGCGTGTATTATCGGATACAGGCAAAGTTCTGGTTTATCTGCCGCATCCCGCTTGTGAATTATGGAGCCAGAATGTAAACGAACATCACCTCTCCTTCTTTTGGCCGGATGAATGGCGCAACTTATTTGAAAAAAATGGATTTAGTATCCTTGAAATGAGTTACCAGCCAGATGGCATGATGTCATTTTACATTCTTGCCTCAAGGCAGGAAAATTAA
- a CDS encoding glycosyltransferase (PFAM: Glycosyl transferases group 1) — MAHDVLSSMGNEAEATRMKKVVVFANTAWNLKNFRAGLIGQLVAEGYKVVLVAGKKGETDEPFILDMPCAYIRLSTRGRNPFTELFSFCQLAMLMIKERPDYCLTFTIKPNLYTGLIGRIIPFTHIMNITGLGQGFAKDGLFKKILIGLFRLAISKRSFLFFQNQQDKGIFLGSGLGAEEFCGLLPGSGVNLQKFAYHERVVPVGEPTVFLFCGRLLRSKGVDRVVRAVKTLYSEGFDVRLNIVGIFETGFDAIKKDEIEDWADGQLITFEGEQTDVRPSIRRADCVVLPTAYPEGSPRILIESAAIGRPAIASRTKGCKDIIIDEFTGLLCIVRDDEDLLRQMRRIVDMGPEKRRTLGVAGRKYMESHYDETIIIDSYLHQMKGLSSELRNM; from the coding sequence ATGGCACATGACGTGTTATCAAGCATGGGCAATGAAGCAGAAGCAACGCGCATGAAAAAAGTTGTTGTTTTCGCGAATACAGCCTGGAACCTGAAAAATTTCCGGGCGGGCCTTATTGGCCAGCTTGTTGCTGAGGGATATAAGGTAGTCTTGGTTGCGGGCAAAAAGGGAGAAACAGACGAACCATTCATTTTGGACATGCCTTGTGCCTATATCAGGCTCAGCACCAGAGGTCGTAATCCATTTACTGAACTATTTAGTTTTTGCCAGTTGGCTATGCTGATGATCAAAGAACGTCCTGATTATTGTCTTACCTTTACGATTAAGCCGAATTTATACACAGGTCTTATTGGCAGAATTATCCCGTTCACGCATATAATGAATATTACTGGCCTTGGTCAGGGCTTTGCCAAGGACGGCCTCTTTAAAAAAATTCTGATTGGTTTGTTCAGGTTAGCCATTAGTAAACGCAGCTTTTTATTTTTCCAAAATCAACAGGATAAGGGTATATTCTTGGGATCAGGCTTGGGTGCAGAGGAATTTTGCGGTTTGCTTCCAGGTTCTGGAGTTAATCTTCAAAAATTTGCCTATCATGAGCGTGTTGTGCCGGTTGGCGAGCCAACAGTATTTTTATTTTGCGGTCGCCTATTACGCTCTAAAGGAGTGGACAGAGTGGTTCGCGCTGTCAAAACCTTATATTCAGAAGGTTTTGATGTCCGCTTGAATATTGTTGGTATTTTTGAAACTGGTTTTGACGCCATAAAAAAAGATGAAATAGAAGACTGGGCAGATGGTCAACTAATTACCTTTGAAGGTGAACAGACGGATGTTCGCCCCTCTATCAGGAGAGCAGATTGTGTGGTTTTGCCGACGGCTTACCCAGAAGGCAGTCCCCGGATACTGATTGAGAGCGCCGCAATTGGCCGCCCTGCAATTGCCTCTCGAACGAAGGGTTGTAAAGATATTATCATCGATGAATTCACAGGCCTGTTGTGCATAGTCCGTGATGATGAAGATTTGCTCCGTCAGATGAGACGTATTGTGGATATGGGACCGGAAAAGCGTCGCACTTTGGGCGTAGCTGGCCGTAAATATATGGAAAGTCATTACGATGAAACCATCATAATTGACTCTTACCTTCATCAAATGAAGGGGCTCTCATCTGAATTGAGGAATATGTAA